A section of the Callithrix jacchus isolate 240 chromosome 14, calJac240_pri, whole genome shotgun sequence genome encodes:
- the PSD4 gene encoding PH and SEC7 domain-containing protein 4 isoform X1: protein MAGRGLFHHGRFFLGWCAGWGPPGSRGMGKGAGGTGPRRRGSCLVGRKCEVPSSSGTLRRQRGAGGGVCCGEEERKSEAPAATATLTGQADCAARKCSWDLRPSHPFLGPLEDRHGFPVTAAASAPPSPHSETVKADTPGGSCAVFALWIMGDYRLSDHPQPMEILNLYLGDNLQPHPGECPRETCGHQDLPEPCGEQTWATEPPESTSQDAPPWGSNVEPTHLGICSAQGEHRQSTASPGSPGSPGSPGNSRLLGSPQQNRSTSTQVVFWAGILQAQMCVLDLEEELEKTEGLKAGLRCCLPSPAADLPGDMGLHSSQPEEEDSGEDSSEPEGEGQAWLTEGIPDSSPQWVAEENSIFFNNPLFLESPFSENSASGEHFSWGASDCHADVRTGPESPATLEPPLPGDTVPWELGSDPDLGDGAATSGRHTPPFPVPVYKPHSICWASVAAAVGAPAAPPAQGESETSQGDQLGPAPSAALCVDEALTWESGCVGSDLGPAARPVQPWQALPSPEGWQRAGPFWSQVPLNSQDRGDREAGHPQESGPCILAPSPSRSPASSPEPSSPESESRGPGPRPSPVSSQEGSPQLQHHSAGILPKWTLDTSHSSLLETDGEEPSSLKKEEAGEAPNPGEEVKSEETVQLAETGNVQPDIHLISAEQLPGSPMPQAQYPEEGQRPPSGDKLSNGIRNKEVAWNLASRLYRLEGFLKSEVAAYLQKNNDFSRAVAEEYLSFFQFGGQSLDRALRGFLQALVLSGETQERERILYQFSRRFHHCNPGVFPSVDSVHTLTCAIMLLNTDLHGQNIGKSMSCQEFITNLNGLRDGENFPKQLLKALYWSIRSEKLEWAVDEEDAAKPEKAQLSLPTGKMSNPFLQLAQDPTVPTYKQGILARKMHQDADGKKTPWGKRGWKMFHTLLRGMVLYFLKGEDHCLEGESLVGQMVDEPVGVHHSLATPATHYTKKPHVFQLRTADWRLYLFQAPTAKEMSSWIARINLAAATHSAPPFAAAVGSQRRFVRPILPVGPAQSSLEEQHRSHENCLDAASDDLLDLQRNLPERRGRSRELEEYRLRKEYLEYEKTRYETYVQLLVARLHCPSDALDLWEEQLGREAGGTREPKFSLKKSHSSPSLHQDEAPTTAKVKRNISERRTYRKIIPKRNRNQL from the exons ATGGCAGGGAGAGGCCTGTTCCACCATGGTAGGTTCTTtctaggctggtgtgcagggtGGGGGCCTCCAGGGAGCAGGGGCATGGGGAAGGGAGCTGGAGGCACTGGGCctaggaggagaggctcttgtcTTGTGGGCAGGAAGTGTGAGGTACCGAGCAGCTCAGGAACCCTGCGGAGGCAGCGGGGAGCAGGAGGGGGTGTGTGCTGTGGTGAGGAGGAGCGGAAGTCGGAAGCTCCAGCTGCCACAGCCACACTCACTGGGCAGGCCGACTGTGCAGCCAGGAAGTGCTCCTGGGACCTCAGGCCAAGTCATCCTTTCTTGGGTCCTTTGGAG GATAGACATGGATTCCCAGTTACCGCAGCGGCCAGTGCTCCCCCTAGTCCACACAGTGAGACTGTGAAAGCAGATACTCCTGGGGGCTCCTGTGCAGTGTTTGCCCTGTGGATAATGGGTGACTACAGACTCTCTGACCACCCCCAGCCCATGGAAATTCTCAACCTTTACCTGGGAGACAACCTGCAGCCCCACCCAGGAGAGTGTCCAAGGGAAACGTGCGGCCATCAAGACCTGCCAGAGCCTTGTGGGGAGCAAACCTGGGCCACTGAGCCTCCTGAATCTACCAGCCAAGATGCTCCTCCCTGGGGCTCCAATGTGGAGCCCACACACCTGGGGATCTGCTCTGCCCAGGGGGAGCACAGGCAGAGCACAGCATCACCAGGCTCACCAGGCTCACCAGGCTCACCTGGGAACAGCCGTCTACTGGGGAGCCCACAGCAGAACCGGAGCACGTCCACGCAGGTGGTGTTCTGGGCAGGCATCCTACAGGCCCAGATGTGTGTCCTAGAcctggaggaggagctggagaagACTGAAGGGCTCAAGGCAGGGCTGAGATGCTGCCTCCCCTCACCTGCTGCGGACCTCCCCGGGGACATgggcctgcactccagccaaccTGAAGAGGAGGACTCCGGGGAAGACAGCAGCGAGCCTGAAGGGGAAGGTCAGGCATGGCTGACAGAGGGAATCCCAGACTCTTCCCCACAGTGGGTAGCTGAGGAGAACAGCATATTCTTCAACAACCCCCTCTTCCTGGAGAGTCCTTTCTCAGAGAACAGTGCTTCTGGAGAGCACTTTTCCTGGGGGGCTTCAGACTGCCATGCAGATGTGAGGACAGGACCTGAGAGTCCAGCCACCCTGGAGCCTCCCCTCCCAGGAGACACTGTGCCGTGGGAGCTGGGAAGTGACCCGGATTTGGGGGATGGTGCTGCTACCAGTGGGCGTCATACCCCTCCGTTCCCTGTGCCCGTCTATAAACCACACTCCATCTGCTGGGCCTCAGTGGCTGCTGCTGTGGGGGCTCCTGCAGCACCTCCTGCTCAGGGGGAGAGTGAG actTCTCAGGGAGATCAGCTTGGCCCTGCTCCATCTGCCGCACTGTGTGTGGACGAAGCATTGACCTGGGAATCAGGATGCGTCGGATCTGATCTTGGCCCTGCTGCACGTCCTgtgcaaccttgg CAGGCCCTGCCCAGCCCTGAGGGCTGGCAGAGAGCAGGTCCTTTTTGGTCCCAGGTGCCTCTTAACTCCCAGGACAGAG GTGACAGGGAGGCTGGGCACCCCCAGGAATCTGGTCCCTGCATCTTGGCCCCCAGCCCCTCAAGGAGCCCAGCTTCTTCTCCAGAGCCTAGCAGCCCAGAATCTGAGAGCAGAGGCCctggccccaggcccagccctgtgTCATCCCAGGAGGGCAGCCCGCAGCTTCAGCACCACAGCGCAGGGATTTTGCCCAAGTGGACACTAGACACTTCACACTCTTCACTCTTGGAGACGGATGGGGAAGAGCCAAGTTCCTTGAAGAAAGAGGAGGCAGGGGAGGCCCCAAACCCAGGCGAGGAAGTAAAGAGTGAAGAAACAGTACAGCTTGCAGAGACTGGAAACGTCCAGCCTGACATTCACCTGATTTCTGCAGAACA GCTTCCTGGGAGCCCTATGCCCCAAGCACAGTACCCAGAAGAAGGCCAGAGGCCACCATCTGGAGACAAGTTGTCTAATGGCATCAGGAACAAGGAGGTAGCCTGGAACTTGGCCTCTCGCCTCTATCGCCTGGAGGGCTTCCTGAAGTCTGAAGTGGCTGCCTACCTGCAGAAGAA CAATGACTTTAGCAGGGCTGTGGCTGAGGAGTACTTGTCCTTCTTCCAGTTTGGAGGCCAAAGCCTGGACCGAGCCCTCCG GGGCTTCCTCCAGGCCTTAGTGCTCAGTGGGGAGACTCAGGAACGGGAGCGAATCCTCTACCAGTTCTCCAGACGCTttcaccactgcaatccaggGGTCTTCCCCTCAGTAG ATTCTGTACACACCTTGACATGTGCAATCATGCTTCTTAACACGGACTTGCATGGACAG AATATTGGGAAGAGCATGAGCTGCCAGGAATTCATAACCAACCTGAATGGCCTGAGGGATGGTGAAAACTTCCCCAAGCAGCTGCTGAAG GCCCTCTACTGGTCTATCCGCAGCGAGAAGCTCGAGTGGGCTGT GGATGAAGAAGATGCAGCCAAACCTGAGAAGGCCCAGCTGTCCCTGCCAACTGGCAAGATGAGCAACCCCTTCCTTCAGCTGGCTCAGGATCCCACGGTGCCCACCTACAAGCAGGGCATCCTCGCTCGAAAGATGCATCAAGATGCAGATGGCAAGAAGA CGCCATGGGGCAAGCGTGGCTGGAAGATGTTCCACACCTTACTGCGGGGGATGGTTCTCTACTTCCTGAAG GGAGAAGACCACTGCCTGGAGGGGGAGAGCTTGGTGGGGCAGATGGTGGACGAGCCCGTGGGGGTGCACCACTCGCTGGCCACCCCCGCCACCCATTATACCAAAAAGCCGCACGTCTTCCAGCTGCGCACGGCTGACTGGCGCCTCTACCTCTTCCAGGCACC CACTGCCAAGGAGATGAGCTCCTGGATCGCGCGCATCAACCTGGCTGCGGCCACGCACTCCGCACCGCCCTTCGCCGCCGCCGTCGGCTCACAGCGCAGATTCGTGCGGCCCATCCTGCCAGTAGGCCCCGCCCAGAGCTCCCTG GAGGAGCAGCATCGATCCCATGAGAACTGCCTGGACGCTGCCTCGGACGACCTGCTGGATCTGCAGAGGAACTTACCGGAGCGGCGGGGCCGCAGCCGCGAGCTGGAGGAGTACCGCCTGCGGAAGGAGTACCTGGAGTACGAG AAAACTCGCTACGAGACCTATGTGCAGCTGCTGGTGGCCCGCCTGCACTGCCCCTCTGATGCCCTCGACCTGTGGGAGGAGCAGCTGGGGAGGGAAGCTGGAGGCACTCGGGAGCCCAAGTTCAGCCTGAAGAAGTCCCACTCGAGCCCGTCCCTGCACCAGGATGAGGCTCCCACCACGGCCAAGGTGAAGCGCAACATTTCAGAGCGCAGAACCTACCGGAAGATCATCCCCAAGCGGAACCGCAATCAGCTGTGA
- the PSD4 gene encoding PH and SEC7 domain-containing protein 4 isoform X2: MAGRGLFHHGRFFLGWCAGWGPPGSRGMGKGAGGTGPRRRGSCLVGRKCEVPSSSGTLRRQRGAGGGVCCGEEERKSEAPAATATLTGQADCAARKCSWDLRPSHPFLGPLEDRHGFPVTAAASAPPSPHSETVKADTPGGSCAVFALWIMGDYRLSDHPQPMEILNLYLGDNLQPHPGECPRETCGHQDLPEPCGEQTWATEPPESTSQDAPPWGSNVEPTHLGICSAQGEHRQSTASPGSPGSPGSPGNSRLLGSPQQNRSTSTQVVFWAGILQAQMCVLDLEEELEKTEGLKAGLRCCLPSPAADLPGDMGLHSSQPEEEDSGEDSSEPEGEGQAWLTEGIPDSSPQWVAEENSIFFNNPLFLESPFSENSASGEHFSWGASDCHADVRTGPESPATLEPPLPGDTVPWELGSDPDLGDGAATSGRHTPPFPVPVYKPHSICWASVAAAVGAPAAPPAQGESETSQGDQLGPAPSAALCVDEALTWESGCVGSDLGPAARPVQPWALPSPEGWQRAGPFWSQVPLNSQDRGDREAGHPQESGPCILAPSPSRSPASSPEPSSPESESRGPGPRPSPVSSQEGSPQLQHHSAGILPKWTLDTSHSSLLETDGEEPSSLKKEEAGEAPNPGEEVKSEETVQLAETGNVQPDIHLISAEQLPGSPMPQAQYPEEGQRPPSGDKLSNGIRNKEVAWNLASRLYRLEGFLKSEVAAYLQKNNDFSRAVAEEYLSFFQFGGQSLDRALRGFLQALVLSGETQERERILYQFSRRFHHCNPGVFPSVDSVHTLTCAIMLLNTDLHGQNIGKSMSCQEFITNLNGLRDGENFPKQLLKALYWSIRSEKLEWAVDEEDAAKPEKAQLSLPTGKMSNPFLQLAQDPTVPTYKQGILARKMHQDADGKKTPWGKRGWKMFHTLLRGMVLYFLKGEDHCLEGESLVGQMVDEPVGVHHSLATPATHYTKKPHVFQLRTADWRLYLFQAPTAKEMSSWIARINLAAATHSAPPFAAAVGSQRRFVRPILPVGPAQSSLEEQHRSHENCLDAASDDLLDLQRNLPERRGRSRELEEYRLRKEYLEYEKTRYETYVQLLVARLHCPSDALDLWEEQLGREAGGTREPKFSLKKSHSSPSLHQDEAPTTAKVKRNISERRTYRKIIPKRNRNQL; this comes from the exons ATGGCAGGGAGAGGCCTGTTCCACCATGGTAGGTTCTTtctaggctggtgtgcagggtGGGGGCCTCCAGGGAGCAGGGGCATGGGGAAGGGAGCTGGAGGCACTGGGCctaggaggagaggctcttgtcTTGTGGGCAGGAAGTGTGAGGTACCGAGCAGCTCAGGAACCCTGCGGAGGCAGCGGGGAGCAGGAGGGGGTGTGTGCTGTGGTGAGGAGGAGCGGAAGTCGGAAGCTCCAGCTGCCACAGCCACACTCACTGGGCAGGCCGACTGTGCAGCCAGGAAGTGCTCCTGGGACCTCAGGCCAAGTCATCCTTTCTTGGGTCCTTTGGAG GATAGACATGGATTCCCAGTTACCGCAGCGGCCAGTGCTCCCCCTAGTCCACACAGTGAGACTGTGAAAGCAGATACTCCTGGGGGCTCCTGTGCAGTGTTTGCCCTGTGGATAATGGGTGACTACAGACTCTCTGACCACCCCCAGCCCATGGAAATTCTCAACCTTTACCTGGGAGACAACCTGCAGCCCCACCCAGGAGAGTGTCCAAGGGAAACGTGCGGCCATCAAGACCTGCCAGAGCCTTGTGGGGAGCAAACCTGGGCCACTGAGCCTCCTGAATCTACCAGCCAAGATGCTCCTCCCTGGGGCTCCAATGTGGAGCCCACACACCTGGGGATCTGCTCTGCCCAGGGGGAGCACAGGCAGAGCACAGCATCACCAGGCTCACCAGGCTCACCAGGCTCACCTGGGAACAGCCGTCTACTGGGGAGCCCACAGCAGAACCGGAGCACGTCCACGCAGGTGGTGTTCTGGGCAGGCATCCTACAGGCCCAGATGTGTGTCCTAGAcctggaggaggagctggagaagACTGAAGGGCTCAAGGCAGGGCTGAGATGCTGCCTCCCCTCACCTGCTGCGGACCTCCCCGGGGACATgggcctgcactccagccaaccTGAAGAGGAGGACTCCGGGGAAGACAGCAGCGAGCCTGAAGGGGAAGGTCAGGCATGGCTGACAGAGGGAATCCCAGACTCTTCCCCACAGTGGGTAGCTGAGGAGAACAGCATATTCTTCAACAACCCCCTCTTCCTGGAGAGTCCTTTCTCAGAGAACAGTGCTTCTGGAGAGCACTTTTCCTGGGGGGCTTCAGACTGCCATGCAGATGTGAGGACAGGACCTGAGAGTCCAGCCACCCTGGAGCCTCCCCTCCCAGGAGACACTGTGCCGTGGGAGCTGGGAAGTGACCCGGATTTGGGGGATGGTGCTGCTACCAGTGGGCGTCATACCCCTCCGTTCCCTGTGCCCGTCTATAAACCACACTCCATCTGCTGGGCCTCAGTGGCTGCTGCTGTGGGGGCTCCTGCAGCACCTCCTGCTCAGGGGGAGAGTGAG actTCTCAGGGAGATCAGCTTGGCCCTGCTCCATCTGCCGCACTGTGTGTGGACGAAGCATTGACCTGGGAATCAGGATGCGTCGGATCTGATCTTGGCCCTGCTGCACGTCCTgtgcaaccttgg GCCCTGCCCAGCCCTGAGGGCTGGCAGAGAGCAGGTCCTTTTTGGTCCCAGGTGCCTCTTAACTCCCAGGACAGAG GTGACAGGGAGGCTGGGCACCCCCAGGAATCTGGTCCCTGCATCTTGGCCCCCAGCCCCTCAAGGAGCCCAGCTTCTTCTCCAGAGCCTAGCAGCCCAGAATCTGAGAGCAGAGGCCctggccccaggcccagccctgtgTCATCCCAGGAGGGCAGCCCGCAGCTTCAGCACCACAGCGCAGGGATTTTGCCCAAGTGGACACTAGACACTTCACACTCTTCACTCTTGGAGACGGATGGGGAAGAGCCAAGTTCCTTGAAGAAAGAGGAGGCAGGGGAGGCCCCAAACCCAGGCGAGGAAGTAAAGAGTGAAGAAACAGTACAGCTTGCAGAGACTGGAAACGTCCAGCCTGACATTCACCTGATTTCTGCAGAACA GCTTCCTGGGAGCCCTATGCCCCAAGCACAGTACCCAGAAGAAGGCCAGAGGCCACCATCTGGAGACAAGTTGTCTAATGGCATCAGGAACAAGGAGGTAGCCTGGAACTTGGCCTCTCGCCTCTATCGCCTGGAGGGCTTCCTGAAGTCTGAAGTGGCTGCCTACCTGCAGAAGAA CAATGACTTTAGCAGGGCTGTGGCTGAGGAGTACTTGTCCTTCTTCCAGTTTGGAGGCCAAAGCCTGGACCGAGCCCTCCG GGGCTTCCTCCAGGCCTTAGTGCTCAGTGGGGAGACTCAGGAACGGGAGCGAATCCTCTACCAGTTCTCCAGACGCTttcaccactgcaatccaggGGTCTTCCCCTCAGTAG ATTCTGTACACACCTTGACATGTGCAATCATGCTTCTTAACACGGACTTGCATGGACAG AATATTGGGAAGAGCATGAGCTGCCAGGAATTCATAACCAACCTGAATGGCCTGAGGGATGGTGAAAACTTCCCCAAGCAGCTGCTGAAG GCCCTCTACTGGTCTATCCGCAGCGAGAAGCTCGAGTGGGCTGT GGATGAAGAAGATGCAGCCAAACCTGAGAAGGCCCAGCTGTCCCTGCCAACTGGCAAGATGAGCAACCCCTTCCTTCAGCTGGCTCAGGATCCCACGGTGCCCACCTACAAGCAGGGCATCCTCGCTCGAAAGATGCATCAAGATGCAGATGGCAAGAAGA CGCCATGGGGCAAGCGTGGCTGGAAGATGTTCCACACCTTACTGCGGGGGATGGTTCTCTACTTCCTGAAG GGAGAAGACCACTGCCTGGAGGGGGAGAGCTTGGTGGGGCAGATGGTGGACGAGCCCGTGGGGGTGCACCACTCGCTGGCCACCCCCGCCACCCATTATACCAAAAAGCCGCACGTCTTCCAGCTGCGCACGGCTGACTGGCGCCTCTACCTCTTCCAGGCACC CACTGCCAAGGAGATGAGCTCCTGGATCGCGCGCATCAACCTGGCTGCGGCCACGCACTCCGCACCGCCCTTCGCCGCCGCCGTCGGCTCACAGCGCAGATTCGTGCGGCCCATCCTGCCAGTAGGCCCCGCCCAGAGCTCCCTG GAGGAGCAGCATCGATCCCATGAGAACTGCCTGGACGCTGCCTCGGACGACCTGCTGGATCTGCAGAGGAACTTACCGGAGCGGCGGGGCCGCAGCCGCGAGCTGGAGGAGTACCGCCTGCGGAAGGAGTACCTGGAGTACGAG AAAACTCGCTACGAGACCTATGTGCAGCTGCTGGTGGCCCGCCTGCACTGCCCCTCTGATGCCCTCGACCTGTGGGAGGAGCAGCTGGGGAGGGAAGCTGGAGGCACTCGGGAGCCCAAGTTCAGCCTGAAGAAGTCCCACTCGAGCCCGTCCCTGCACCAGGATGAGGCTCCCACCACGGCCAAGGTGAAGCGCAACATTTCAGAGCGCAGAACCTACCGGAAGATCATCCCCAAGCGGAACCGCAATCAGCTGTGA
- the PSD4 gene encoding PH and SEC7 domain-containing protein 4 isoform X3, translated as MGDYRLSDHPQPMEILNLYLGDNLQPHPGECPRETCGHQDLPEPCGEQTWATEPPESTSQDAPPWGSNVEPTHLGICSAQGEHRQSTASPGSPGSPGSPGNSRLLGSPQQNRSTSTQVVFWAGILQAQMCVLDLEEELEKTEGLKAGLRCCLPSPAADLPGDMGLHSSQPEEEDSGEDSSEPEGEGQAWLTEGIPDSSPQWVAEENSIFFNNPLFLESPFSENSASGEHFSWGASDCHADVRTGPESPATLEPPLPGDTVPWELGSDPDLGDGAATSGRHTPPFPVPVYKPHSICWASVAAAVGAPAAPPAQGESETSQGDQLGPAPSAALCVDEALTWESGCVGSDLGPAARPVQPWQALPSPEGWQRAGPFWSQVPLNSQDRGDREAGHPQESGPCILAPSPSRSPASSPEPSSPESESRGPGPRPSPVSSQEGSPQLQHHSAGILPKWTLDTSHSSLLETDGEEPSSLKKEEAGEAPNPGEEVKSEETVQLAETGNVQPDIHLISAEQLPGSPMPQAQYPEEGQRPPSGDKLSNGIRNKEVAWNLASRLYRLEGFLKSEVAAYLQKNNDFSRAVAEEYLSFFQFGGQSLDRALRGFLQALVLSGETQERERILYQFSRRFHHCNPGVFPSVDSVHTLTCAIMLLNTDLHGQNIGKSMSCQEFITNLNGLRDGENFPKQLLKALYWSIRSEKLEWAVDEEDAAKPEKAQLSLPTGKMSNPFLQLAQDPTVPTYKQGILARKMHQDADGKKTPWGKRGWKMFHTLLRGMVLYFLKGEDHCLEGESLVGQMVDEPVGVHHSLATPATHYTKKPHVFQLRTADWRLYLFQAPTAKEMSSWIARINLAAATHSAPPFAAAVGSQRRFVRPILPVGPAQSSLEEQHRSHENCLDAASDDLLDLQRNLPERRGRSRELEEYRLRKEYLEYEKTRYETYVQLLVARLHCPSDALDLWEEQLGREAGGTREPKFSLKKSHSSPSLHQDEAPTTAKVKRNISERRTYRKIIPKRNRNQL; from the exons ATGGGTGACTACAGACTCTCTGACCACCCCCAGCCCATGGAAATTCTCAACCTTTACCTGGGAGACAACCTGCAGCCCCACCCAGGAGAGTGTCCAAGGGAAACGTGCGGCCATCAAGACCTGCCAGAGCCTTGTGGGGAGCAAACCTGGGCCACTGAGCCTCCTGAATCTACCAGCCAAGATGCTCCTCCCTGGGGCTCCAATGTGGAGCCCACACACCTGGGGATCTGCTCTGCCCAGGGGGAGCACAGGCAGAGCACAGCATCACCAGGCTCACCAGGCTCACCAGGCTCACCTGGGAACAGCCGTCTACTGGGGAGCCCACAGCAGAACCGGAGCACGTCCACGCAGGTGGTGTTCTGGGCAGGCATCCTACAGGCCCAGATGTGTGTCCTAGAcctggaggaggagctggagaagACTGAAGGGCTCAAGGCAGGGCTGAGATGCTGCCTCCCCTCACCTGCTGCGGACCTCCCCGGGGACATgggcctgcactccagccaaccTGAAGAGGAGGACTCCGGGGAAGACAGCAGCGAGCCTGAAGGGGAAGGTCAGGCATGGCTGACAGAGGGAATCCCAGACTCTTCCCCACAGTGGGTAGCTGAGGAGAACAGCATATTCTTCAACAACCCCCTCTTCCTGGAGAGTCCTTTCTCAGAGAACAGTGCTTCTGGAGAGCACTTTTCCTGGGGGGCTTCAGACTGCCATGCAGATGTGAGGACAGGACCTGAGAGTCCAGCCACCCTGGAGCCTCCCCTCCCAGGAGACACTGTGCCGTGGGAGCTGGGAAGTGACCCGGATTTGGGGGATGGTGCTGCTACCAGTGGGCGTCATACCCCTCCGTTCCCTGTGCCCGTCTATAAACCACACTCCATCTGCTGGGCCTCAGTGGCTGCTGCTGTGGGGGCTCCTGCAGCACCTCCTGCTCAGGGGGAGAGTGAG actTCTCAGGGAGATCAGCTTGGCCCTGCTCCATCTGCCGCACTGTGTGTGGACGAAGCATTGACCTGGGAATCAGGATGCGTCGGATCTGATCTTGGCCCTGCTGCACGTCCTgtgcaaccttgg CAGGCCCTGCCCAGCCCTGAGGGCTGGCAGAGAGCAGGTCCTTTTTGGTCCCAGGTGCCTCTTAACTCCCAGGACAGAG GTGACAGGGAGGCTGGGCACCCCCAGGAATCTGGTCCCTGCATCTTGGCCCCCAGCCCCTCAAGGAGCCCAGCTTCTTCTCCAGAGCCTAGCAGCCCAGAATCTGAGAGCAGAGGCCctggccccaggcccagccctgtgTCATCCCAGGAGGGCAGCCCGCAGCTTCAGCACCACAGCGCAGGGATTTTGCCCAAGTGGACACTAGACACTTCACACTCTTCACTCTTGGAGACGGATGGGGAAGAGCCAAGTTCCTTGAAGAAAGAGGAGGCAGGGGAGGCCCCAAACCCAGGCGAGGAAGTAAAGAGTGAAGAAACAGTACAGCTTGCAGAGACTGGAAACGTCCAGCCTGACATTCACCTGATTTCTGCAGAACA GCTTCCTGGGAGCCCTATGCCCCAAGCACAGTACCCAGAAGAAGGCCAGAGGCCACCATCTGGAGACAAGTTGTCTAATGGCATCAGGAACAAGGAGGTAGCCTGGAACTTGGCCTCTCGCCTCTATCGCCTGGAGGGCTTCCTGAAGTCTGAAGTGGCTGCCTACCTGCAGAAGAA CAATGACTTTAGCAGGGCTGTGGCTGAGGAGTACTTGTCCTTCTTCCAGTTTGGAGGCCAAAGCCTGGACCGAGCCCTCCG GGGCTTCCTCCAGGCCTTAGTGCTCAGTGGGGAGACTCAGGAACGGGAGCGAATCCTCTACCAGTTCTCCAGACGCTttcaccactgcaatccaggGGTCTTCCCCTCAGTAG ATTCTGTACACACCTTGACATGTGCAATCATGCTTCTTAACACGGACTTGCATGGACAG AATATTGGGAAGAGCATGAGCTGCCAGGAATTCATAACCAACCTGAATGGCCTGAGGGATGGTGAAAACTTCCCCAAGCAGCTGCTGAAG GCCCTCTACTGGTCTATCCGCAGCGAGAAGCTCGAGTGGGCTGT GGATGAAGAAGATGCAGCCAAACCTGAGAAGGCCCAGCTGTCCCTGCCAACTGGCAAGATGAGCAACCCCTTCCTTCAGCTGGCTCAGGATCCCACGGTGCCCACCTACAAGCAGGGCATCCTCGCTCGAAAGATGCATCAAGATGCAGATGGCAAGAAGA CGCCATGGGGCAAGCGTGGCTGGAAGATGTTCCACACCTTACTGCGGGGGATGGTTCTCTACTTCCTGAAG GGAGAAGACCACTGCCTGGAGGGGGAGAGCTTGGTGGGGCAGATGGTGGACGAGCCCGTGGGGGTGCACCACTCGCTGGCCACCCCCGCCACCCATTATACCAAAAAGCCGCACGTCTTCCAGCTGCGCACGGCTGACTGGCGCCTCTACCTCTTCCAGGCACC CACTGCCAAGGAGATGAGCTCCTGGATCGCGCGCATCAACCTGGCTGCGGCCACGCACTCCGCACCGCCCTTCGCCGCCGCCGTCGGCTCACAGCGCAGATTCGTGCGGCCCATCCTGCCAGTAGGCCCCGCCCAGAGCTCCCTG GAGGAGCAGCATCGATCCCATGAGAACTGCCTGGACGCTGCCTCGGACGACCTGCTGGATCTGCAGAGGAACTTACCGGAGCGGCGGGGCCGCAGCCGCGAGCTGGAGGAGTACCGCCTGCGGAAGGAGTACCTGGAGTACGAG AAAACTCGCTACGAGACCTATGTGCAGCTGCTGGTGGCCCGCCTGCACTGCCCCTCTGATGCCCTCGACCTGTGGGAGGAGCAGCTGGGGAGGGAAGCTGGAGGCACTCGGGAGCCCAAGTTCAGCCTGAAGAAGTCCCACTCGAGCCCGTCCCTGCACCAGGATGAGGCTCCCACCACGGCCAAGGTGAAGCGCAACATTTCAGAGCGCAGAACCTACCGGAAGATCATCCCCAAGCGGAACCGCAATCAGCTGTGA